From the genome of bacterium:
CGCCCGGGCGGCGCCGGCCGCCATAACGGCGTCAACATCGGCCAGCGACCGCAGGCCGCCGCCGACCTGAACGGGTATCTCCACGGCGCCGCAGATCCTCCCGATGAGATCGAGGTGGCACGGGTGGCCGGAGAACGCGCCGTCGAGGTCCACAAGGTGCAGCCAGTCCGCGCCCTCGGCCTCCCAGCGCCGCGCCAGGCTCACCGGGTCCTGCGCCACCACAACTTGCCGTGCCGGATCGCCCTGCCTCAGGCGGACGGCGCTTCCGGCCATCAGGTCAATCGCGGGGTACACGGTCATCGCCGCCCCCGGGAAGCTGACAGAAGGGCCAGGAGGTTGCGCAGAATCTGCGCGCCCAACCGGCTGCTCTTTTCGGGATGGAACTGCAGTCCCCAGATGACTCCACTGTGCACGATCGCGGGGAACCAGGCCCCGTAGACGGTCTCCGCAACCACCACGCCCGCATCGACCGGCGCCACCACGTACGAGTGCACGAAGTAGAAGTGCGCCTGCTCCGGTAGTCCGCGCAGGATCGGATCCGAGGTCCGCGGCCGCAGGGTGTTCCAGCCCATGTGGGGGACCTTCACGCCCGCCGGCAGGCGGTGCACCTCACCGGCGAGCAGACCCAACCCGGTCGCTCCGCCGCCCTCCTCGCTGTGGTCGAAGAGGAGCTGCATCCCCAGGCAGATCCCGACGAGCGGCACGCCGCTGCCGGCAGCCGCGCGCAGCGGCTCCACCATCCCGGCCGCGTGCAGCGCGGCCATGGCCGGCGGGAACGCGCCGACGCCGGGCACGACAATCGCGTCCGCGTCCTGAAGCCCCCGGGGTCCACTGACCACGGCCGGTTCGGCGCCCGCGGCCTCCAGCGCCCGATGGGCGCTCCGCAGGTTGCCGGCCCCGTAGTCAATCAGCGCAACTCGCATCAAAGGACGCCCTTAGTGGAAGGAACGCCTCCTCCGACAACCACCGCGGCACGGCCGAGGACCACTCCGAGACCCTTGAACACCGCCTCCGCGATGTGGTGGGTGTTCCGGCCGCGCACCAGGTCCACGTGCAGCGTCACCGCGCCGTGGGCCGCGAACGCCCTCAACGCCTCCTCGACCAGATCCACGGGGAAACCTCCGACATGATCGGTGGGAAATGCAACGTCGAAGCTCAGAAAAGGTCGGCCGGAGATGTCCAGCGCCAACAGCACCAGGGCCTCGTCCATCGGCAGGTGGACGGAGGCGTACCGGGCAATCCCCTCGCCGGACCCGAGCGCCTGCCGGAACGCCCAGCCTAGCACGATGGCCGCGTCCTCGACTGTGTGGTGAGGATCCACCTCGAGGTCTCCGGACGCGCGCAGGACCAGGTCGAAACCGGCATGCCGGACCATTGCCGACAGCAGGTGATCGAAGAAAGGCACACCGGTCTCGAGTGAGGCCCGCCCGGTCCCCTCAAGCGTCAGTTCAGCGGTAACACGCGTCTCGGCGGTCGCCCGCTCAACCACAGCCGTCCTGTTCATGGTCCCTCCTTCAGTACTTCCGCCAGCGCCCCCAAAAACCGATCGTTGTCGGCGCTCGCCCCTATTGAAACCCTCAGGCACGCGGCCAGGCCCGGGGCCGCTGAGACGTCACGCACCAGGACCCCGCGTTCCGCCAGTTTGTGATGGACCTCCGCCGGCGGTCGCCCGGGCTCGAACAGTAGGAAGTTGGTCTCGCTTGGGTAGACGCGGGCGCCCATCGCCAACAGGGCACGACCAACGCGATCGCGCTCGGCGACGATTGTCCTCACTCGCGACGCGGCTACGTCGCGGCGCGCCGCGAGGACCGGTACCGCCACCTGGGCGAAGACGTTGAGGTTGTACGGGGGCAGCACTTTCAGTAGCTCCGCGACCAGCGGTGCCTGCGCCGTGATCCACCCCACACGCAGCCCGGCTCCGGCCAGCGCCTTGCTGAAGGTTCGTACCACCACCAAGTGCGGATGGGCGTGGACGGACTCAAGCCAGGAGGTCTTCGCGAACTCCCAGTAGGCCTCGTCGAGCACGACCGCGCCCGGCGCGCCGTCTATCACTTCGGCGACCGCCTCAGGAGCCAGCGCGCCGCCGGTCGGGTTGTTGGGCGAGGCCATGTAGATCGCCTCGGCGCGGTGGGCCCGCGCGGCCCGCAGCACGGCACCGGCGTCGAGCGCAAACCCCGGTCCCAGGGCCACCTCGACTACCCGTGCGCCGGCCCCGACGGCCAGGATCGGTGCCATCGAGTACGTGGGGGACGGCATCACCACCGTACCTCGGGCCGCGAAAGCGGCGAACGCCGCGGCCAGCGCCTCGTTGGATCCTGCGGTAGCCGCGACCATGGAAGCCGACGTGCCCTGCATCCGGCCCAGGGACTCGCAGACCGCCTCAGCGCGCGCCGCCGGGTACCGGTGCCAGGGCAGGGTCGCCAGGCGGTCGGCGATCTCGCGCTTGAGGTCTTCCGGCCAGTCATCGGGTGCCTCGTTCTGATGCAGGCGCACTAACTCCCCATCCGGGACCGCGGGCGAGGACAGACGGTAGGCGCGCAGGGACCGGACGTCAGACCGCACGCGCGCTACGCCCCTGTCGGGCATCTCGGGCGGCGAGCAGGTGGTCGTCATGCGAGGCAAGGCTCACGGTGCGTAATCGCCTGCACGTGGGCGGGAAACCCCTCGTACCGGCCCAGGCGCGCCGCAACCGGCGCGACCGCGCGCAGGCCGTCCGGCGTCAGGCCGGCGATCGCGGTGGCCTTCAGGAACGACAGCACCGTAACCCCTGAAGCCGCCAGAGCCGCGCCACCGGTCGGCAGGGCAGCCGGGGTTCCGATGGCGTAGTTCGCGGCAGCGAAGGGCGTGGATTGCCCAAGCAAGATCTCTCCGGCATGGCGCACTCGCCCGGCGACGGCCAGCGGATCGGCAACGGCGAGTTGCAGGTGCTCCGGAGCATAAGAGTTGATCCAGGCGAGCGCCTCGTCGAGGTCTGTGGCCAGGAACAACCCGCCCAGATCGGTGAGCGCTGCCCGGGCAAAGGAGAGCCGGGGCTCGGGCAGCCGGTCCAGGTACTGGGGCAGCAGGCTTGCCACCACCCCGGCCAAGGCGGCATCTGTCGC
Proteins encoded in this window:
- the hisH gene encoding imidazole glycerol phosphate synthase subunit HisH, with protein sequence MRVALIDYGAGNLRSAHRALEAAGAEPAVVSGPRGLQDADAIVVPGVGAFPPAMAALHAAGMVEPLRAAAGSGVPLVGICLGMQLLFDHSEEGGGATGLGLLAGEVHRLPAGVKVPHMGWNTLRPRTSDPILRGLPEQAHFYFVHSYVVAPVDAGVVVAETVYGAWFPAIVHSGVIWGLQFHPEKSSRLGAQILRNLLALLSASRGRR
- the hisB gene encoding imidazoleglycerol-phosphate dehydratase HisB → MNRTAVVERATAETRVTAELTLEGTGRASLETGVPFFDHLLSAMVRHAGFDLVLRASGDLEVDPHHTVEDAAIVLGWAFRQALGSGEGIARYASVHLPMDEALVLLALDISGRPFLSFDVAFPTDHVGGFPVDLVEEALRAFAAHGAVTLHVDLVRGRNTHHIAEAVFKGLGVVLGRAAVVVGGGVPSTKGVL
- a CDS encoding histidinol-phosphate transaminase translates to MTTTCSPPEMPDRGVARVRSDVRSLRAYRLSSPAVPDGELVRLHQNEAPDDWPEDLKREIADRLATLPWHRYPAARAEAVCESLGRMQGTSASMVAATAGSNEALAAAFAAFAARGTVVMPSPTYSMAPILAVGAGARVVEVALGPGFALDAGAVLRAARAHRAEAIYMASPNNPTGGALAPEAVAEVIDGAPGAVVLDEAYWEFAKTSWLESVHAHPHLVVVRTFSKALAGAGLRVGWITAQAPLVAELLKVLPPYNLNVFAQVAVPVLAARRDVAASRVRTIVAERDRVGRALLAMGARVYPSETNFLLFEPGRPPAEVHHKLAERGVLVRDVSAAPGLAACLRVSIGASADNDRFLGALAEVLKEGP